The sequence below is a genomic window from Setaria italica strain Yugu1 chromosome IV, Setaria_italica_v2.0, whole genome shotgun sequence.
TTTGCACTAAAAGACACCTTCTTTATGCACCCGTTGGCAGCTTCATTGAAAGATAGATTCAACTCTACCTACTTAAGTCAAGAGATAGAATAAGTTCGACAAGATAATGACTACAGAAAATGACAACTTAAAATGAAAGAGAATCAGGCTTAAGAACGAACCTTAATATCATTTGCACGCATATCTGTGTCTTGTCCAAAAACCTGAAATCCAAGAGAATAAGTTGTACTCCATAGTCTGTAGTGAAATGACAAGTGGAAGGAAATGTATTTGAAGTGACAGAAAATACCTCAGAAAATATTTTATAGAATTTACTAGAGAAATGGCCATCATTCTGTCTGTGGAATTCTGTGAAAGGGTCATGGTTGGATCCTGAGAATGTGTCATGATAGGATCCATCAAAATCCCCCCTTGACCCTCTAGAAAATAGCTGCCATATTACAACATAACATAAACTTCTCCAGATTATAAAGTAAATAACTCCGTTTAAAGGGCTTGAAAGAAACCAAGCCATTTCCTAAAAAAAGTTGCAAAAAGGGAAAACAAACCGTGAAAATTTACCATGTCATATTGCTCTCTCTTTGAAGGATCCCGTAATGTCTGGAATCCAAGTTAGCATAAAAAGACATTGTTAATTTTGGTATAGCAACGAAAACATAAACAAGAAAAACACAAATTATGGTAACTTACTCGCCTCGTATGCATCTCTTATTTCCTGAAACATCCTTTTTGTAGCAGTATTGCCTTTATTTGTGTCCGGATGGTACTTTTTTGCAAGCtacatacatttttttttctaatttagaGGCAGAAATGTGAATGATTCAATTAACAAACAAAACTCTCGAAATCACACCATTTGCATTTTTTTCAGAGAACAACAGATGAGATTGGCACTTAGTCCATGGATATTAGATTTATGACATGCTCATCTTAAACAAATAGCCCAATTATAGGTGAGCTACAGAATATCTCAGGATTAGCTGAACTGTGATGATACTCACAGAATGAAAAGCCTTCTTGATGTCATCCTGCGATGCATCCTTAGGAACACCAAGAATTTTGTAATAATCTTTATCTATCGAACAACGGTGACCTGGCAGAAGCACCCAGAAATGTTTAATTGCACTTTGtgattgcaaaactaattaggATACGAAGATTAGTTTAAACCCAGCATATTAACCTGTAGCATGAAAACTCCTGCTCAATACAGATGATGTCAGCATGAATCGGCCATAGTACTTATCACCAATATAGATACCAGTAAAGCTGCAAGCTGCAGTACTcaagatgaaaaataaaaacaaggaACAGAAAAAAAATTTTAGGGCAAGGAACAGAGAAATACTGAAAAGTAGAAAAATGGTAGTCTAAGATTATAGAGCCACACTTTGGAACTGATTGTAGCCAGTAAATGTACAGCTATCAACTGCAGATATAAAAAGTTATCTCATATCTGTTGCATATATGATATTCTCCAATTATATGCACAGAAACACACTCAGTATATAATAAGCAGTTGTTCCTACTCACAAACTTTTTCCAGGAATGTGCTAGTATGAATTGGTTACGCTATGCTTGCATCAAAAAATTTGTGTATGCTAAAATAATCCTTCGTATTCTATTCAGAATGAGAATGGAACTTTGTTATTGTTTCTACAAGTGTACTTTGAAATAATAAAACTAAAATTATTCATATGATTAAAAAAACACCACAACATGATAGGAAAGCATTGTGCGGGTGAAATTAGTGAGTCAATACCCTATAAAATGGACTGTTTCTAAAGCATTAGTCCGCTGTATTCACCCTAAAATCCGCCAAATCATCTACACTTTTAACAGTGCACTTGCATCAGAAACAGCAAAACGTCTCTCAAACCGCAAACCAACAAGTGATCAAACAAAACAAGTCAAATGGAAGGAAAATTACGCGCATCCGGCCGAATCCATGTGCTCCTCGGCGCAGCCACCTGCAAGCAAAGCCCAAACGGAGTAAACAACTAGCACTCCGGCACTCCGCAAAACCCCAGACCAGAATAGGCAAGGCAGCAAAATGCAAGAGGGCTCGGCCTCACCTCGCCTGAACAGAACGCGAGAGATCTGGAGGCGTGCCGGAGCCACCCGAACCGGCCcatggggggcggcggcggtggcggcgcggaatGGAGAGAGGTCGATTCGGGCGGCGGGGACTGGCTCTACTGGAGCGCACGGGTGAGGAGAAGTGCGGGTGCCCCGGCTGGAGAGTGGACAGGCCTAGGGAGGATCAgagcggcgtggaggaggtggGTTCCAGGAAGCGTCCCGGTTCGAGAAGCCGGCAAGCCGCCCCCGGCgatgcagcaggagcaggaggaaaGAGGATCGTGGAttggaggagaagaaaggaagggaaaTGCGGGGGTTTAGCGGCTGGTGGGCTGCCACAAAGGCTTAATCCAATGTGACAGGCCTTCTACTCTGTCAACACGTTGTGGGTTTAATGGGCCACCACTGGCAAAATTGCACAAACACCTCCCACAAATTATGGCTGTCGTCTGAGTTTAGTCCCCTCGTAAGCCCATTTGTTGCGCAAGCCCACTCCCAGAGCCGACCCTTGTTGCAAATCGCCCCCCACAGCCCATGTGAATGCAATTACACGAAGTGTTCCTCCGTTGATGAGCTTCGGCTAGCTGCATGTCCACGGTAGCAGAGAAGCAATAGCAGCCAACTGTAAACTCTTGGTCGCTGACTGGGGGTGTTCGGATCCGTATAATAATTTTTAAGCTCACGTCACGTGAgatgtttgataccaattaaaaagattaaatatgaactaattataaaactaattgcataaatgagagCTAATtcatcatggactaattaggcttaatagattcgtctcgcaaattagctctcatttatgcaattagttttatcattaaactatatttaatactccagtgtgcaaacatccgatgtgacgggactaaagtttagtccgggtatccaaacacccccggcTTCTGCTCTTGTCAGATCACTAAATCAGCCTTGACCGGAGAACATTGCGTGTTGAGAATttgtttagggcctgtttggcagagctccacgcagctccagatccaAAAAAACAGCTCCGCTCCTATTTTTTCCAGCCAAACGGTGCAGCTCCGTGAACTCCAGATCCGCAAAAAAATTGGATCCAGCTCCCAGATCCACCAATTCCACGGAGCACCCAAGGGGGTGCTCTCAAAACGCTGGTTTTGTAACccctcatggagttggtggaaattacccaccaatgctaTCGATTACACACATCCCGTACCGGTTCGACCTCTGTTTAATtcctccgcgcgccgcccctctGTTTTTTCATCGTAGTATTTTCCTTCTCCTCCCACGCCGCAtccagcgccggccgccgcctcgtctccGTCGGTGGCCGGACCGCCGCCGGGAATGAGGAGatcagctcctcctccacctcctccgcccccttCATCTTCCAATCCGGCCCCTAGGGTTGGACTTTCCCGTCCCGGCCCCGTCACTGGCGCGCCCGGCGGCATCACtggcgcgcccggcggcgggaccctgggcggcgcgcccggcgggaccctgggcggcgcgcccggcggcgtgggcctgggcgccgcgcccggcggcgggagcctggccgccgcgcccggcCTGGGCGGCGCTTGCCTGGCCACCGCGGGCCTGGGCGGCGCCTGCCGGGCCGCGGCTGGCCTGGGCGGCGCGCACGGCCTGGGTGGCGCAAGCCTGGCCGCGGCTGGcctgggcggcgcggccggcctggACGGCGCAAGCCGGGCCGCGGGTGGCCTGGGCGACGCGGATGGCTTGGTAAGATCCATCAATCCCGTTGATTTCACAAATTCCACATGATTGCAGCAGATGATTTCTTCCCTTTTGCCTTGGTTGTAGTAGCAGTTTGCTTTGCCGTGGGAATGAAAATAACATTGCTAGATGTGCGTATTTGGTTTAAACTTTTGTTGTGCTCAATTAAAATTTGCTTTTTTTGTGATTGTAATAGTTGCTACATATTGTGGCAAATGTGGTTCATGTTAGCCGGTGGTTCAATCGTTCAGTCGCTTTCAAGTGGATTACTGATACCATCATTCATATGGTTTGCTATGAAAAGCGGTTTAATTGTATTTTCAGGGAAAACCATGTCAAATTGTATATGAGTAGGATGTATTTGATGTCAACATGGGTACACGGTATCTTTTGTTCTAAAAAATTGTTTACAACCAGTATTCATATTGTGACAGTTCAGCTCAAACAATTTGTTACCTTGGAACGTTGTTGGCTTATTGGAAGGCTATGTAGTTAAAAAATAGTATTCTTATTGGAAGCTTGGTTGCAGCAGAtgattttttcccttttgcctTGGTTGTAGTAGCAGTTTGCTCACTTGACACCTGGTGCTCAATAGAAAGGGCTTCAGGTTGATTAGTACCACTCCTCGACACGCACCTGACCAAGTAATTTAGGTTATGTCTTTACATGGAAACTGCTACCGACAACTCGAATTAGCTGGAGCAACTCTTCctataaataaaaacaaagcgACGCTCTTAGATCAAGGATATGAAGTTCAACCAAAACACATCCACAAAAGATTGTCCTAGTAATTCAGCATTTCTAAAAGTTACAGCTCTATTATACATCTCAACATTTCCTGGTCAGCTCTCCAAGAGGTTCTATCTGGGGTAAGGGGTAATGTGTGCATGCGTGCATTTTATAGCAGGTTAGTGTGCATGTGAGTATGGAAGcgtttgttaaaaaaatacataaaaaGAGGAAAATCATAAAATATAGACAGAGGTGCATtagttagaaaaattagaagATTTTCTGATTATGGGGCAATCTAGTAGGCCTTGTATTATTCTGTTGGGCTGTCGTGATGGGCTGTTTGACTGTCTATTTTTCAGCTTCGGCCTACTGTCAATATGCTTTCTGTTGGGCCATCGTTTTTGTTTGGCTGTCCGGTAGGTATAGCAGAATGTGCAGAACGTCTCAATCTGTTTCTGGATGGTTATGATAGCTTCCTGTCGCGTGTCCTGTTCAGATCAACAATGTACTCTGCCAAAAATGATAATGTGGACCTGAGAGGAAGGTATGACAAATAGACCGGCCAATTGCCACACATTGCGTAACAAAAAGCACACACACTACAAATTAGCCTAGGGCCCGGGCTGAAATGTTTCAGTCTGTATGCAAAACAACAACGAAACCGACAACTTCCTATTTAATTAAATCCATTAATTTTGCTTCAACTATTGTTATATTTATGTGCTTATAAATGATCTGTTTACACGAGGTTCATCATACTGCCTTATAGAATAGCCTTGTAATATTCTCTTGGAGCTCCATATGCTTGGCGTGCTATTTTGCTATTTTTGCACCAGGAGCCAATTGGGATTATTGGATTATTGGAAATATATACTAATTGGATTATTGGCAAAATGGCATGTAGGACGCAGTgatcggcgatgagttcctgaTGGCATCGCAGGCATCTTCTACACCGGTTGCGCAAGCTAGGAGGCGTGCTGCATCAGCTAACAAAAGGGCAAGGGATGATGAGGTATATTTTTCTTCCATTGTAGTAGAGTTGTTGTATAATAGAGTTGGAATTTGAACAATATTTTGGGGAAATCATTAATAGGGTGATCATATGGATTGGAATGATGGCTATACCACCATTGTTTGCAAGTTGTTTGCTGAACAAGTTAGAAAAGGAAATCGACCAAACACTCATTTGAACAATGTGGGATATTCCGAGGTGAAAGAAAGGTTTTTTCAGAGTACCGGTATCATGTTGAAAAAAAGTCAACTTAAGAACAAGTGGGATAAGTTGAGGGGTGATTTGTCTGCATGGAAAAAATTAATGAGAAAGCAAACTGGTACTGGTTGGAACTGGGAGAAGGGAACTATCAATATGGACGCCGAGTggtggaaaaaaacaaaaaaagtgaGCACTTCTCGCATGGTATTTTGTTCATATATAGATTATATTAGTCTTGTATAATTTCAATTTAATACCTTTGTCAAACACTTTTAGGACATTCCTGGCGTGGGGAAATTTAAGAATAGGCCTCTCCAAAATGAAGATGAGTTGAAGGTGATGTTTGGAAATATCATTAATGAAGAGCAAGATCATTGGAATCCTATGAGTTCCAACCCCATCATACCCCCAAGCCAAGAAGCACCCAATCCTATGAGTTCCAACTTCATTGATGCCGAGGATGGGTTAGAGATGGGTGGTAACAATGATTTAGACAATGGCGATGAGGTCCAGGAGGTTTCTCCTTCCGTTGCCAATGCTAAGAAAAAAGTACATGTGATCCTTGATAAACCTAATAAGAAATCTAAGGCAAGCACAGCATTAGTTATACAAGAACACATCTCCAAGATATCAGATAATGCTTCCTCTTTTGTCGCAAGCAGGCAAGCTGGGATCACTATTGAACAAGTAATGGACCATGTTGCCGCATGTGGGGCTGCGTGTGGCAGTGATGAGCATTTTGTGGCAACTGAGCTTTTTGTCAAGAAAGAGCAAAGGGAAATGTTCATGACTATTCCCACCAATGAGGCTAGGTTTAGTTGGCTTAAGAGGAAGTACGATATGATGTTTGCAAAGTGATGGCCGAGTGATTTGCCATCTTTTTTTTAGACATGTCATTTTTATTCATCTATGTCATATGGACAAATTTGTGATGCTTAATTTGTTGTCATTTTTAATTCATCCATCTTACGTTGTTATTTGGACATGTTATTTTTATTCTTGCAGTTGTCTAGTGATGATTCTAGTGATGAGAATGAGGAATTTTTCAAAACTATCCTAGGAGGTGCTATGCTTGCT
It includes:
- the LOC111257048 gene encoding L10-interacting MYB domain-containing protein-like; amino-acid sequence: MASQASSTPVAQARRRAASANKRARDDEGDHMDWNDGYTTIVCKLFAEQVRKGNRPNTHLNNVGYSEVKERFFQSTGIMLKKSQLKNKWDKLRGDLSAWKKLMRKQTGTGWNWEKGTINMDAEWWKKTKKDIPGVGKFKNRPLQNEDELKVMFGNIINEEQDHWNPMSSNPIIPPSQEAPNPMSSNFIDAEDGLEMGGNNDLDNGDEVQEVSPSVANAKKKVHVILDKPNKKSKASTALVIQEHISKISDNASSFVASRQAGITIEQVMDHVAACGAACGSDEHFVATELFVKKEQREMFMTIPTNEARFSWLKRKYDMMFAK